One Ignavibacterium sp. DNA segment encodes these proteins:
- a CDS encoding SPFH domain-containing protein: MEKVTEKTAAKVKGFFILFVILILIVLDIYLLAYGIQTEDSNIFWFFIPLVLITFITLGGFMIVQPNESRVLILFGKYTGTIRQSGFWWVNPFTVKKHVSLRIRNFNSEKLKVNDLHGNPIEIASVIVWRVVDSARAIFDVQNYEQFVAIQSETAIRSLASEYPYDVSDEEKASLRGTPLEIADNLKKTLQARLEIAGVEVIESRISHLAYAQEIAQAMLRRQQAQAVIAARQKIVEGAVGMVEMALKSLSDQNIVNLDEDKKATMVNNLMVALVSETSVQPVINTGTLYQ; this comes from the coding sequence ATGGAAAAAGTAACTGAAAAAACAGCAGCAAAGGTGAAAGGATTTTTTATCCTGTTTGTCATTTTAATTCTTATTGTTCTTGACATATATCTTCTTGCTTACGGAATTCAGACCGAAGATTCAAACATCTTTTGGTTTTTTATTCCACTTGTGCTTATAACTTTTATTACTCTGGGTGGATTTATGATTGTTCAGCCAAACGAATCAAGAGTTCTGATACTTTTCGGTAAATATACAGGCACAATTCGTCAATCAGGTTTTTGGTGGGTTAATCCTTTTACTGTAAAAAAACATGTTTCATTACGCATCAGGAATTTTAACAGTGAAAAATTAAAAGTAAATGACCTTCACGGTAATCCGATTGAGATAGCTTCTGTTATTGTATGGCGTGTTGTAGATTCTGCGCGTGCAATATTTGATGTTCAGAACTACGAGCAGTTTGTTGCTATACAAAGTGAAACAGCAATTCGTTCGCTTGCTTCAGAATATCCGTATGATGTAAGTGATGAGGAAAAAGCTTCTTTACGCGGCACACCGCTGGAAATAGCAGATAATCTTAAAAAGACTTTGCAGGCAAGATTAGAAATTGCCGGAGTTGAGGTTATCGAATCAAGGATAAGCCACCTTGCTTATGCACAGGAAATTGCACAGGCAATGCTGAGAAGACAACAGGCACAGGCTGTAATTGCAGCAAGACAAAAAATAGTTGAAGGTGCTGTCGGTATGGTTGAAATGGCTCTTAAATCATTAAGCGATCAAAACATTGTTAATCTTGATGAAGATAAAAAAGCAACGATGGTAAATAATCTTATGGTCGCGCTGGTTTCAGAAACATCCGTACAGCCTGTAATCAATACCGGAACATTATATCAATAA
- a CDS encoding ATP-dependent DNA helicase RecQ, protein MDKAEIILKNYFGFESFRGLQETIIKRITEERKHSLVLMPTGSGKSLCYQIPALYFENKTIVISPLIALMQDQVDALRKKNVPAAFINSTLSKQEREKGLEDFLNGSIKILYVTPERFRKKDFVEKLKTVKIDLLAVDEAHCISEWGHDFRPDYSRIGEFRKILGNPLTIALTATATKDVQADIILKLNLKTDEVKIFHQGIERPNLRLEAADVFDDKEKLKEICSTLEKYDGSGIIYFSLIKTLERFSEIIGDKGFEHGVYHGKLEDRQRKQMQRDFLNGKQKLILATNAFGMGIDKADIRFVIHAEVPSSIESYYQEIGRAGRDGKDSLCLLLYNQEDLYTQMEFIKWSNPDADFYFALYNLLQRDIGLINSSGIDYLREQMSFKNRNDFRIETAIAMLDRYGVTEGEIEQKNLKVIESLPAILLDEDYLKEKLLNDNKKLLSMVNYFRNEKCRRIFISDYFGFPGEKPCGNCDNCSLNP, encoded by the coding sequence ATGGATAAAGCAGAAATAATTCTAAAAAATTATTTTGGTTTCGAATCTTTTAGAGGTTTACAAGAGACCATAATTAAGCGGATAACTGAAGAAAGAAAACATTCTTTAGTTCTAATGCCAACCGGCAGCGGAAAATCTTTATGTTATCAGATACCAGCACTTTATTTTGAAAATAAAACCATTGTAATAAGTCCGCTGATTGCTTTAATGCAGGATCAGGTTGATGCTTTAAGAAAGAAAAATGTACCGGCAGCTTTTATAAATTCTACTCTTTCAAAGCAAGAACGGGAAAAAGGGTTGGAAGATTTTTTAAATGGGAGTATCAAAATACTTTATGTAACGCCGGAAAGATTCCGTAAAAAAGATTTTGTTGAAAAACTAAAAACCGTTAAAATTGATTTGCTTGCTGTTGATGAGGCGCATTGTATTTCGGAATGGGGACATGATTTTCGCCCTGATTATTCGCGTATAGGAGAGTTCAGAAAAATACTTGGTAATCCGCTTACCATTGCACTAACAGCTACTGCCACTAAAGATGTTCAGGCAGATATTATATTAAAACTCAATCTCAAAACTGATGAAGTAAAAATATTTCATCAGGGAATTGAGCGCCCAAATCTCAGATTAGAAGCAGCAGATGTTTTTGATGATAAAGAAAAGTTAAAAGAAATTTGTTCAACATTAGAAAAATATGACGGAAGTGGAATTATATATTTTTCACTTATTAAAACTCTTGAAAGATTTTCTGAGATTATTGGTGATAAAGGATTTGAGCATGGAGTTTACCATGGTAAGCTGGAAGATAGGCAGAGAAAACAAATGCAAAGAGACTTTCTAAATGGTAAACAAAAACTCATTCTTGCAACAAATGCATTTGGAATGGGAATAGATAAAGCAGATATAAGATTTGTCATTCATGCTGAAGTTCCTTCGTCAATTGAATCATATTATCAGGAAATTGGCAGAGCAGGCAGAGACGGAAAAGATTCATTGTGTTTACTGCTTTACAATCAGGAAGACCTATACACACAAATGGAGTTTATTAAATGGTCAAATCCGGATGCGGATTTTTATTTTGCCCTTTACAATTTGTTACAGCGGGATATTGGATTGATAAACTCAAGCGGGATTGATTATTTACGTGAACAAATGAGCTTTAAAAACAGGAATGATTTTAGAATTGAAACTGCAATTGCAATGTTAGATCGTTATGGGGTAACTGAAGGAGAAATTGAACAGAAAAATCTTAAAGTTATTGAGTCTCTTCCAGCAATTTTGCTGGATGAAGATTACCTTAAAGAAAAATTATTAAACGACAATAAAAAACTTCTTTCGATGGTAAACTACTTTAGAAACGAAAAATGCAGGCGTATTTTTATTTCGGATTATTTTGGTTTTCCTGGAGAAAAACCTTGTGGCAATTGCGATAATTGTAGCTTAAATCCATAG
- a CDS encoding PAS domain S-box protein, translating to MIIKTTKTILLVEDEPTIAMTEANTLKKHGYEVIIAYKGEEAVVIASENKEIDLILMDIDLGKGIDGIEAAQIILQSREIPVVFFLNHAESEIVERTEKITSYGFFVKNTGEAVLLATIKTAFKLFNAHTTMLENVRRLNMSLEGTGIGLWDMNFRTQQVYRNDNWFAMLGYELNEASGSLDFWKGIIHPDDYEYVIKETEKHHKGLTEYLKVEHRLRCKDGSYKWILNWGKIFERDKKGEPLRALGVHIDINEKKLAEESLRKNKNKLQSIFKAAPIGFGLTSNRILIEVNERICSMLGYSCDELVGKSARVLYPTQEEFEYVGSAKYDQIANHGIGTVETRWQRKDGSIINILLSSIPLNLEDITAGVTFTAIDITERKRVEEALQTSLVKYQVLFDSFPLGITVSDQAGNILESNKQAERLLGITTQEQNSRQIDSKEWYIIKTNGSIMLPEEYASVIALKENRLVENVQMGIVKKDEEIAWINVTAAPIPLKDYGVAVAYGDISERIKYEEELKQSEEKYRRFFEEDLSGIFISTPEGKIKACNQAYVKMMEYNSIEELLSSNPVEHYDNPQKRIDFLNLLRKERKLNDFRAEVITKNGKKIYTLENIIGIFDKNDTLVEFWGYVNDITEKRNAEIALRNAAAEKEALHKELLHRVKNSFNLIKSLIFIERDKIKDPKASKVLENIEMRITALAQMYSILNDSGVSKKINLGAYLRQLTDTLSLTYIKNYEKVKVQQFYDNVFTTTRNATSVGLIVSELVTNSLKYAFPDERDGIITISLELIDKKVNITVSDNGIGVSEDFDIENSAGLGTQLVSMLAKQLNGTITLNKETGVSYTIIFPIDE from the coding sequence ATGATAATAAAAACCACAAAAACTATTCTACTTGTTGAAGATGAACCAACAATTGCAATGACAGAAGCCAATACTCTGAAAAAACACGGCTATGAGGTGATAATTGCATACAAAGGAGAAGAAGCAGTTGTCATTGCATCAGAAAATAAAGAAATAGATTTAATTTTAATGGACATTGATCTGGGGAAGGGAATTGATGGAATCGAAGCAGCTCAAATTATTCTTCAAAGCCGCGAAATTCCTGTTGTGTTTTTCTTAAATCATGCCGAAAGTGAAATTGTAGAAAGAACTGAAAAAATCACTTCTTATGGATTTTTTGTTAAAAACACCGGAGAAGCAGTGCTGCTTGCAACCATCAAAACAGCATTTAAACTTTTTAATGCACATACCACAATGCTTGAAAATGTGAGAAGACTTAATATGTCGTTAGAAGGTACAGGCATCGGATTATGGGATATGAACTTTAGAACACAACAAGTTTACAGGAATGATAATTGGTTTGCAATGCTTGGATATGAGCTAAACGAAGCTTCCGGTTCACTTGATTTTTGGAAAGGGATTATTCATCCGGATGATTATGAATATGTAATCAAGGAAACAGAAAAACATCATAAGGGTTTAACAGAGTATTTAAAAGTTGAACACAGACTAAGATGTAAAGATGGTTCTTATAAGTGGATTCTTAATTGGGGAAAAATTTTTGAAAGAGATAAAAAAGGGGAGCCCCTGAGAGCTTTGGGTGTTCATATAGATATTAACGAAAAAAAACTGGCTGAGGAATCTTTAAGAAAAAATAAAAATAAATTACAAAGTATATTTAAAGCCGCACCAATTGGTTTCGGACTTACTTCGAACAGGATTCTTATTGAAGTAAACGAAAGAATTTGCTCTATGCTTGGTTACTCCTGTGATGAGTTGGTTGGTAAAAGCGCAAGGGTCCTTTATCCGACACAGGAAGAATTTGAATATGTTGGCAGTGCTAAATACGATCAAATTGCAAACCACGGAATTGGAACTGTTGAAACACGATGGCAAAGAAAAGACGGCAGCATTATAAATATTCTGTTAAGCTCAATACCACTTAATCTTGAAGATATTACAGCTGGGGTTACTTTTACAGCAATTGATATAACCGAAAGAAAAAGAGTTGAAGAAGCACTGCAAACAAGCCTTGTTAAATATCAGGTATTGTTTGATTCGTTTCCACTTGGAATTACCGTTTCTGATCAGGCGGGCAATATACTTGAAAGCAATAAACAAGCTGAAAGACTCCTTGGAATAACAACACAGGAGCAGAACTCAAGACAGATAGACAGCAAAGAATGGTATATAATCAAAACCAATGGATCGATTATGCTGCCTGAGGAATATGCTAGTGTGATCGCACTTAAAGAAAATCGCCTTGTTGAAAATGTTCAAATGGGTATAGTTAAAAAGGATGAGGAAATAGCCTGGATAAATGTTACTGCTGCTCCAATTCCCCTAAAAGATTATGGCGTTGCAGTTGCCTATGGAGATATTTCAGAGCGTATTAAGTACGAAGAAGAATTAAAACAGAGCGAAGAAAAATATCGCAGGTTTTTTGAAGAAGATTTAAGCGGTATTTTTATTTCAACTCCCGAGGGCAAAATAAAAGCCTGCAATCAGGCATACGTTAAAATGATGGAATACAACAGTATTGAAGAACTTCTTTCCAGCAATCCGGTAGAACATTACGACAATCCGCAAAAAAGGATAGATTTCTTAAATCTACTTCGTAAAGAAAGAAAGCTAAATGATTTTAGAGCAGAAGTGATAACTAAAAACGGGAAAAAAATTTATACACTTGAAAACATTATCGGTATATTTGATAAAAATGATACTCTCGTCGAGTTCTGGGGTTATGTTAATGATATTACCGAAAAAAGGAATGCTGAGATTGCTCTTAGAAATGCGGCGGCTGAAAAAGAAGCGCTCCATAAAGAATTACTCCATAGGGTTAAAAACAGTTTTAATCTTATAAAATCTTTAATCTTTATTGAGCGGGATAAAATTAAAGATCCTAAGGCAAGCAAAGTCCTGGAAAATATTGAAATGAGGATAACAGCACTGGCACAGATGTATTCAATCTTAAATGACAGCGGAGTATCTAAAAAAATTAATCTTGGTGCTTACTTAAGACAATTAACTGATACTCTTTCACTAACATACATTAAGAATTATGAAAAAGTAAAAGTGCAGCAATTCTACGATAATGTATTTACTACAACCCGGAACGCTACTTCGGTGGGACTAATTGTAAGTGAACTTGTTACTAATTCATTAAAATATGCCTTTCCAGATGAAAGAGACGGAATAATAACCATATCGCTGGAGCTAATTGATAAAAAAGTTAACATCACAGTTTCAGATAATGGTATCGGGGTTTCTGAAGATTTTGATATTGAAAATTCAGCCGGTTTAGGGACACAGCTTGTCTCTATGTTAGCAAAACAACTTAATGGAACAATAACGCTGAATAAAGAAACAGGTGTTAGTTATACAATTATATTTCCAATTGATGAATAG
- a CDS encoding DUF1684 domain-containing protein encodes MSRIFVLLITLNIIFSCTQKPEADPNYVKEINEWDAKRTSRLKADDGWLNLIGRFWLKPGENTFGTSKDNDIVIESSKLPEHIGSFLFNDTVVTFKANDGIKVLHNNNPVKEVIMIDDQRKDMTILQIGSIKFNLIIRDTLYGIRARDLNSELVKNFNGVERFPIDQSWNIQAKFEAYIPPREIMVPNVLGQIDKEKSPGAVVFDRDGKTYRIDAVDEGGDKLFLIIADQTSGDETYGGGRFLYVNKPDSTGTINLDFNKAYNPPCVFTKYATCPLPPLQNYLKLRIEAGEKVYGEGH; translated from the coding sequence ATGTCAAGAATTTTTGTTTTACTAATTACCCTGAATATCATTTTCTCCTGCACTCAGAAGCCGGAAGCAGATCCAAATTATGTAAAAGAAATAAACGAATGGGATGCAAAAAGAACTTCAAGATTAAAAGCCGATGATGGCTGGCTTAATCTTATAGGAAGATTCTGGTTAAAACCCGGCGAAAATACTTTCGGAACTTCAAAAGATAATGACATTGTTATTGAATCTTCCAAGCTGCCTGAGCATATAGGGTCTTTTTTGTTTAATGATACTGTTGTAACATTTAAAGCAAACGATGGAATAAAGGTGCTGCATAATAACAATCCTGTTAAAGAAGTAATTATGATTGATGACCAAAGAAAGGATATGACAATTTTACAAATTGGATCTATAAAATTTAATCTGATTATCAGAGATACTTTGTATGGCATCAGAGCACGTGATCTTAACTCAGAGCTTGTAAAAAACTTTAATGGAGTTGAGAGATTTCCAATTGATCAGAGCTGGAATATACAAGCAAAATTTGAGGCATACATTCCGCCCAGGGAAATTATGGTTCCAAATGTTCTCGGACAAATCGATAAGGAAAAATCCCCCGGCGCAGTTGTATTTGACCGTGATGGAAAAACATACAGAATTGATGCTGTGGATGAAGGCGGCGATAAACTCTTCTTAATAATTGCAGACCAGACAAGCGGCGATGAAACTTACGGCGGTGGAAGATTTTTGTATGTTAATAAACCTGATTCAACCGGTACAATTAACCTGGATTTTAATAAAGCTTATAATCCCCCCTGTGTATTCACAAAATATGCAACGTGTCCTTTGCCTCCGTTACAAAATTATCTTAAGCTAAGAATTGAAGCTGGTGAAAAGGTTTATGGAGAAGGGCATTAG
- a CDS encoding YceI family protein: MTIWKVDPAHSEIKFKVKHLVVSTVTGQFNSFSGTVESEKADFSDAKISFEADVNSINTKNEQRDGHLKSADFFDAANHPKLTFVSKSISKKSDQDYVVIGDITIRGTKKEISLNVTYNGSTKGFGGVDVAGFEISGKLNRFDFGLQWNALTEAGGIVVSDEVKIEISAELNKA, encoded by the coding sequence ATGACAATATGGAAAGTTGATCCGGCACATAGCGAAATTAAATTCAAAGTAAAACACCTTGTGGTTTCTACTGTTACAGGTCAGTTCAATTCCTTTTCCGGCACAGTTGAGTCAGAAAAAGCAGATTTTTCTGATGCTAAAATTTCTTTCGAAGCTGATGTAAACAGCATAAATACAAAGAATGAACAAAGAGACGGACACTTAAAATCAGCAGACTTTTTCGATGCTGCTAACCACCCCAAGCTTACATTCGTTTCAAAATCAATATCAAAAAAATCAGATCAGGATTATGTTGTTATTGGAGACATAACTATTCGTGGAACAAAGAAAGAGATTTCTTTGAACGTTACTTATAATGGGTCAACAAAGGGGTTTGGCGGTGTTGATGTTGCAGGATTTGAAATATCTGGAAAACTAAATCGTTTTGATTTTGGTTTACAATGGAATGCCTTAACTGAAGCTGGCGGTATTGTGGTCAGTGACGAAGTTAAGATTGAAATTTCAGCCGAGTTAAATAAGGCCTAA
- a CDS encoding ParA family protein, with translation MGKKITVAVPKGGVGKTTTAVNLAAAFAIAEKKTLLIDFDPSGACSVSLGFDNEKLKGDIFQVISFIKHIDSVIHHTDLQMLDFIPCSINSAEVEERISRLTRNIHLFENILNQYALEHYDYIIIDCPPYLKGLTTVALAASDSVLIPIRAGQFSISAIKKMYNHICLVKENLNKRLVVEGILLTMFEKNTKAWGLTQNALYSNFGSDMLDTVIPKSTTISEAEFYGKPTMLFNVKSPGSVAYLRLANELMNKNGQAHHGVL, from the coding sequence ATGGGCAAAAAAATTACAGTTGCAGTACCTAAAGGCGGTGTTGGAAAAACAACAACAGCAGTAAATCTTGCTGCCGCTTTTGCTATTGCTGAAAAGAAAACGCTATTAATTGATTTTGATCCTTCCGGTGCCTGCTCAGTTTCGCTGGGGTTTGACAATGAAAAGCTGAAAGGAGATATATTTCAGGTAATAAGTTTTATTAAACATATAGATTCTGTTATTCATCATACTGATTTACAAATGCTTGATTTCATTCCCTGCAGTATTAACTCAGCAGAAGTTGAAGAAAGGATAAGCAGGCTTACCCGCAACATACACCTCTTTGAAAATATTCTTAATCAATACGCACTTGAACATTACGATTATATAATTATTGACTGCCCTCCATATTTAAAAGGCTTAACAACAGTTGCTCTTGCGGCATCAGATTCTGTTTTAATCCCAATCCGTGCCGGTCAGTTTTCTATCTCTGCAATAAAAAAAATGTATAATCACATTTGCTTGGTAAAAGAAAATCTTAATAAAAGATTAGTTGTTGAAGGAATACTTCTTACTATGTTTGAAAAAAATACCAAGGCATGGGGATTAACTCAAAATGCTCTTTATAGTAACTTTGGCTCAGATATGCTTGATACTGTAATACCTAAAAGCACCACGATTTCTGAAGCAGAGTTTTATGGAAAGCCAACTATGCTGTTTAATGTAAAATCACCCGGCTCTGTTGCCTATTTAAGACTTGCAAATGAACTGATGAACAAGAATGGTCAAGCCCATCACGGAGTATTATAA
- a CDS encoding Arc family DNA-binding protein, translating into MAEKKKFLLRIDEKVYAALEKWAADDLRSINSQIEFLLIDSLKKSNRLNSNNTPEEKPTK; encoded by the coding sequence ATGGCAGAAAAGAAAAAATTTTTATTAAGAATAGATGAAAAAGTTTATGCCGCTCTTGAAAAATGGGCGGCTGATGATTTGAGAAGTATTAATTCTCAAATAGAATTTTTACTGATTGATTCGTTAAAAAAGAGCAATAGACTTAATTCAAATAATACACCAGAGGAAAAGCCCACCAAATAA
- a CDS encoding carbohydrate-binding domain-containing protein: MKKSLSFLFVILICSGSFPQALNVIKKDGQTQSVNLSDINSITYSKVSGLYEQQLPLNKLVVYTKTEAKDLFILGIDSAFFNEDRTKIFFKTTYDLNQFNLADIDSITFEVITDSTIYITYDDSTASIINPFVGRGVSVSLSDADVIVTANSGVENLDYVLSGITSDGMFKIYSDKKLNLHLNNVQITNNDGPAINIQSGKQISVFLENGTQNILTDGITYSNAPTGEDQKAAFFSEGQLVFSGGGDLTINGRGTNQHGLVSDDYIVINQGNITINSAVKDGINVNDGFYMNGGSVDIKSDSDGIDAGESSIEITGGTVKVLNTVNDKSAIKADGVINISGCELNITVQGNQSKGIKSKQNITLENSSVNIITSGGVVLKPSGSGFDPSYCTAIKADMDVIVISSDIIITTSGPAGRGISCDRNFVFNSGSLSITSSGDGAAYTNPSGQQDAYAGHCIKTDGSVIVLDGEITLSNSGKGGKGINIDANMLVGTSTTQPMINITTTGQKIFISQNNYAESKAISADSTIRIFDCNITISSADDGIKSKDSLIIYDGTINITQSFEGLETPNLIINGGDISVKASDDALNTTYGVDGEFNDGSKMIINGGHIFVSSTQADAIDANGDIYINGGVIVAHGPDASGFTFEVGLDFNGECKISGGFVVISGTNSMLTQAPSSSSTQRSVLLKSFSSLAAGTLFHIEDLNGNNLLTFAPNKRYYSIIFSDPLLTAGSQYKVYTGGTYSGGTVRNGLHTGGTYSAGTLKTTFTQTNMVQVVNF, from the coding sequence ATGAAAAAAAGTTTATCCTTTTTATTTGTAATACTGATTTGCTCAGGTTCATTTCCGCAAGCCCTTAATGTAATTAAAAAAGATGGGCAGACTCAATCAGTAAATCTCTCTGATATTAATAGCATTACCTATAGCAAAGTATCAGGCTTGTATGAACAGCAATTACCATTGAACAAATTAGTTGTTTATACTAAAACAGAGGCAAAAGATTTATTTATTCTCGGAATAGATAGTGCATTCTTTAACGAAGACAGAACCAAAATATTTTTCAAGACAACGTATGATCTTAATCAGTTTAATCTTGCCGATATAGACAGTATTACTTTTGAAGTTATTACAGATTCAACAATTTATATTACTTATGACGACAGCACTGCATCCATAATTAATCCATTTGTTGGACGGGGAGTTTCGGTTAGTTTGTCGGATGCTGATGTAATCGTTACTGCTAATTCCGGCGTTGAAAATCTTGATTATGTATTAAGCGGAATCACTTCTGACGGGATGTTTAAGATTTACTCAGATAAAAAACTTAATCTCCACTTAAACAATGTTCAAATTACAAATAACGATGGTCCAGCGATTAACATACAATCTGGTAAACAGATCTCCGTATTTCTTGAAAATGGAACGCAGAATATTTTAACCGATGGAATTACTTATTCAAATGCACCAACAGGCGAAGATCAAAAGGCAGCTTTTTTCAGTGAAGGACAGCTTGTCTTTTCCGGAGGTGGTGATCTTACAATAAACGGACGTGGAACAAATCAGCACGGACTTGTAAGTGATGACTATATTGTAATAAATCAGGGAAATATAACTATTAATAGCGCAGTTAAGGATGGTATTAATGTAAACGACGGGTTCTATATGAATGGCGGATCCGTAGATATCAAATCAGATAGCGATGGAATAGATGCCGGCGAAAGCTCTATTGAAATAACCGGCGGTACTGTTAAGGTTTTAAACACAGTCAATGATAAGAGCGCTATAAAAGCAGATGGCGTAATCAATATTTCAGGCTGTGAATTAAATATTACTGTTCAGGGAAATCAATCAAAAGGTATAAAGTCTAAACAAAACATAACACTTGAAAATAGTTCTGTTAATATAATAACTTCGGGTGGAGTTGTGCTGAAACCTTCCGGTTCCGGGTTTGACCCCTCTTATTGTACAGCTATCAAAGCTGACATGGATGTTATTGTTATTTCTTCAGATATTATAATTACCACAAGCGGTCCTGCAGGAAGAGGAATTTCTTGTGACCGAAATTTTGTTTTTAACTCCGGTTCTCTTAGTATTACTTCAAGTGGCGATGGAGCTGCATACACCAATCCGTCAGGTCAGCAAGATGCCTATGCAGGACATTGCATTAAAACTGATGGAAGTGTAATCGTTCTGGATGGAGAAATCACTCTCAGTAATTCTGGAAAGGGCGGTAAAGGAATTAATATTGATGCAAATATGCTCGTTGGAACATCAACAACTCAACCGATGATAAATATTACTACTACTGGTCAGAAGATATTTATCTCACAGAATAATTACGCAGAATCAAAAGCGATTTCTGCTGATAGCACTATAAGGATTTTTGATTGTAATATTACAATCAGTTCTGCAGATGATGGAATAAAATCGAAAGACTCTCTGATTATATATGATGGAACTATTAATATTACCCAGTCATTCGAGGGTCTTGAAACTCCCAACTTAATAATTAATGGAGGAGATATAAGCGTTAAAGCCAGTGATGATGCATTAAATACAACCTACGGTGTTGATGGAGAGTTTAATGATGGAAGTAAAATGATAATAAACGGCGGTCACATTTTTGTTAGTTCGACTCAAGCTGACGCAATTGATGCCAATGGTGATATTTATATTAATGGAGGTGTAATTGTTGCTCACGGACCGGATGCATCTGGATTTACTTTTGAGGTTGGGCTGGACTTTAATGGCGAATGTAAAATATCCGGCGGTTTTGTTGTTATTTCAGGGACAAACTCAATGCTAACACAGGCACCAAGTAGTTCTTCTACGCAACGCTCAGTTCTTTTGAAATCATTTTCAAGTCTGGCTGCCGGAACATTGTTTCATATAGAAGATTTAAACGGAAATAATTTATTAACCTTCGCACCCAACAAAAGATATTACTCAATAATATTTTCCGATCCGCTGCTTACTGCGGGATCTCAGTATAAAGTTTACACAGGTGGAACTTATAGCGGGGGAACAGTCCGCAATGGATTACACACAGGGGGAACATATTCTGCAGGAACATTAAAAACAACATTTACTCAAACGAATATGGTACAAGTTGTAAATTTTTAA
- the msrA gene encoding peptide-methionine (S)-S-oxide reductase MsrA: MKNIIYVIYALLVITLTSIGCNKNKFTEIQKKKSIMNESNSSLDTATFGSGCFWCTEAIFERVNGVTSVISGYSGGAVKNPTYEEVCEGTTGHAECTQITFDPSVISYDELLEIFWKTHDPTTLNRQGNDVGTQYRSVVFFHNNEQKQKAEYYKQKLTDEKIWDKPIVTEITKLEKFYPAENYHQEYYENNPNQGYCAYVITPKVEKFEKIFREKLKK; the protein is encoded by the coding sequence ATGAAAAATATCATATATGTAATTTATGCTTTGCTTGTAATAACCTTAACCTCGATTGGTTGTAACAAAAACAAATTTACAGAAATTCAGAAGAAGAAATCCATAATGAATGAAAGCAATTCAAGTTTAGATACAGCAACCTTTGGTTCGGGATGTTTCTGGTGCACGGAAGCAATTTTTGAAAGAGTAAACGGAGTTACATCGGTTATTTCAGGTTATTCCGGAGGAGCAGTTAAAAATCCTACTTATGAAGAAGTTTGTGAAGGAACAACTGGACATGCAGAATGCACTCAAATAACATTTGATCCATCAGTTATCAGTTATGACGAACTGCTTGAGATATTTTGGAAAACTCACGATCCCACTACACTTAACAGACAAGGCAATGATGTTGGAACTCAATATCGTTCGGTTGTTTTTTTTCACAACAATGAACAAAAGCAAAAAGCAGAATATTACAAGCAAAAACTTACTGATGAAAAGATATGGGATAAACCAATTGTAACCGAAATAACTAAACTTGAAAAATTTTATCCCGCAGAAAACTATCATCAGGAATATTATGAGAACAACCCTAATCAGGGATATTGTGCTTATGTCATTACTCCCAAAGTAGAGAAGTTTGAAAAGATTTTTCGTGAGAAGTTAAAGAAGTAA